GTTCTCGCCTTCAGATCGTTGATCTTGGGAGAAACTCCCTCCAAGGTGAGATTCCTCCAAACCTGAGCCAATGCTTAAATCTTCAGAAGCTCATCTTGCAGCATAATGGACTCAGTGGAGGTATCCCAGAAGGGCTGGGGATGCTCCACAATCTTTCAATTTTGAATCTTGCTAGAAATAGTCTGACGGGAAACATTCCTCCTTCACTTGGATGCAAATCTTCTCTTAGATCTGTTGTTCTTACAAACAATAGCCTCACCGGACCAATCCCGTCTCTCCTAGCTAATAGTTCATCACTTCAAGTGTTGGACTTAACACACAATCATCTCGGTGGAGAGATTCCATATGCTCTGCTAAATAGTAGATCACTTAAAACAATAAGACTTGGGTTGAACAACTTTGTTGGGTCAATACCTGTTTTCTCGCACACTGACTCTCCCTTGGAGTATCTCATTTTGACAGCAAATAATCTTTCAGGCTCCATACCTTCTTCATTAGGGAATTTATCTTCCCTTTGCCAGCTCTTGCTTGCATACAACAATTTTCAAGGTAGCATCCCGATGAGTATAGGTAAAATTCCAAACCTGCAAGTGCTGGACCTGACTTACAACTTTTTGTCAGGAACTGTCCCAACCTCTCTTTACAACATGTCAGCACTCACATACCTTGGCATAGGCATCAATGGCCTTGTGGGGGAAATTCCACATAACGTAGGGTACACCCTTCCAAGCATCCAAAAATTGATTTTTCAAGGAAACCAATTCCAAGGCCAAATCCCTGCTTCACTAGCAAACGCAACCAATCTTATGTTGATTGATCTAGAAGATAATGCATTCCGTGGAACTGTTCCTTCTTTGGGTTCACTTCCAAACTTGGTGGAACTGGATCTAGGCATGAATCAGCTCGAAGCTGGAGATTGGTCTTTCCTTACCTCACTAGCCAATTGCACACAGTTGGTCGACTTATCTTTATCAACAAACAAAATCCACGGAACATTGCCAAGTTCCATTGGTGGTCTTTCAAACAGCTTGGAAGTTTTGCGGTTGACAGAAAATAACATATCTGGGACAATACCACCAGAGATAGGGTCCCTCATAAACCTTAGGATTCTTTACATGGAGAAAAATCTATTTACCGGAAGCCTCCCAGACACACTCGGAAAACTTTCAAGGTTGTATGGACTAAGCTTATCTCAAAACAAACTTTCTGGACAAATACCACATTCAATCGGTAACCTTAGTCAACTGAGCGAACTCTATTTGCAAGAAAATAATTTGAGTGGACAAATCCCCGGAGTAATAGGACACTGCAAAACATTGTTCAATTTAAACCTTTCTTGTAACAGCTTTAGTGGAAGCATACCGAAGGATCTGACTGCAGTTTCTACCCTTTCTAAAGGTTTTGACCTATCTCACAACCAACTCTCCGGACCAATACCACTGGAGATTGGTGACCTGATAAATCTTGGCACCCTCAACATTTCCAATAACCAATTGTCTGGACAGATTCCCTCCACTCTAGGCCAGTGTGTCCAATTGGAGTCCCTCCACATGGAAGGTAACCTTCTTGATGGAACAATCCCTGAATCTTTCACAGAATTGAGGGGCATCATCGAGATAGACCTTTCTCGAAATAATCTTTCTGGAGCAATACCTAAACTATTTGAGTCTCTCAGCTCCTTGAACCTTCTCAATTTGTCCTTCAACAACCTCGAAGGACCAGTACCAATAGGTGGGATATTTCAAAATGAAAGCGAGGTGTTCATTCAAGGGAACAAAAAGTTATGTGGGAGCACTCCATTGCTAAAGTTGCCACTTTGTCATGCAGAGACCTCCAGACAAAAGCACACTTCCAAAATCCTTAAGATGGTAGGactcagtgctctttctttggCCTCACTATCATGTTTAGTGGTTGTTCTTttgaagaagaggaaaaaattcAAACAAGCATCCCATCCGTGCTGCAAGGAATTGAAGAAGTTATCATATTCTGATTTAGTCAAAGCAACAAATGGTTTCTCCTTAGGCAACTTGGTTGGTTCAGGGAAATATGGATCAGTGTACAAAGGTATACTTGAATTTGAAGAACAGGAAGTTGCTATCAAAGTTTTCAAACTTGATCAACTTGGAGCACCAAAAAGCTTTCTTACTGAATGTGAGGCATTGAGGAATACTCGTCATCGTAATCTTGTTAAGGTGATTACTGCATGCTCCACATATGATCCTGCAGGGAATGAGTTCAAAGCTCTTATTCTTGATTACATGACAAATGGTAGCCTAGAGAGCTGGCTCCATCCGAAACTGAACCAGTACTGTTTGAATACCCCATTGAGTTTGGGCTCCAGAGTACTGATAGCAATGGACACAGCTTCTGCCTTGGATTATTTACACAACCACTGCGTGCCCCCAATAGTCCACTGTGATTTGAAGCCCAGCAATGTTCTTCTAGATAATGTCATGGGTGCACGTGTTGGTGATTTTGGGTTGGCTAAGTTTCTTCACAGTTATAGTTCTTCAAGTATTAATAGTTCTACAAGCGTAGTGGGACCAAGAGGATCAATTGGATACATTGCACCAGGTGACAATCTTGATTTTACCTTTCTTTCAAACGTTGCTTTTACTAAAAGTTACACACAATATTGCAGAGTATGGTTTTGGGGGCGAAATCTCAAGAGAAGGAGATGTTTATAGCTATGGAATTATCATCTTAGAACTGCTAACAGGGAAGCGGCCCACGGATGAAATGTTTCAGGATGGTTTGAGCCTTCACAAATTTGTGAAAAAGGCTTTTCCTCAAAATATTGACGAGATTGTAGATCCAAATATCATTCCAAAtttcgatgatgaagatgacggcCATAATTTAGACAATGAAAATCATCCAATGGCCGGAATGATGAGCTGCGTCATGCAGCTTGTTAAGCTTGGTCTCTCATGCTCTGTTGAGACACCCAAAGATCGGCCAACAATGCAGGATGTTTATGCTGAAGTCACCGCAATCAAAGAAGAATTTTCAGCGCTATGCGGTTGAGGAACAAGACAATTTTCTGTTATTCACATATTACTGGTGCATGATGGCCTATTCAGAAAGCCTTTTACCCTAGAAACCATTTACGTTGTGTGAGTTGCGTTCCATTTCGGTACTGATTTGGGTTTGTAATGTATCAGAACTTCTAAACATTTGTTATGAAATAAAGTTTATCATCGGAACTCCATTGGCTTGGTTATTTTGTCAATTGATGCAAGTTCCATGTCAACAAACTGGTGCTTTCACACGCTACTGGTCACAAATAATTAAATTAGTCAAAATCTTGCAGAGTGAGTCAAATTGTTGGAATTGGAAGGTGGGCAGTGGAAAAAAATGTTGCTCTAACAAATGTTGTCAGATATAATGTGACTTGCTTGTTTTCCCAGTTCATAAAAAGGACGGGATATGTTTCATATTAACAGGGAAAGGAAATTAAAGGAAGTTGTTATTCAGAAAgtctttttttctcgaatacgcaggagagctgcgtatctttgtattaagaaggAAAAGTAACAAGCACAGCGTTCACCAACTTATACAACGACCATATAGGGGTCTTAGAACATAAACATCATTAGGCAACTATACACGTAGAGAAAACAACTAATTGATAGAGATTCAGGCTCCGATCACAGCACAGAACTGAAGTCATGCAGATGAGCGCTGATGACCGATAGGTGGATAGCTCTGGCGTGACACCATTGGTTGACATCCTCCCGAATGAGAGCCACAAGCGTGTCGTACGAGATACGCCGACCGTTGAAGACAATGTCAATGCGAGCCAACCAAATCCTCCAGGTAGTTAGCAAGATTAGAGAATCTAAACCTTTGTGGAAATCGTTGCGCACTCTAGCGCGGAGATGCATCCACCAGTCCAAAAGCGACAAAGCTGCCGGCGGGGGCTGAACTCCCAAAACGCGCCACCAAACCTCCCTCGCGACGATGCAATGCAAGAACTGATGGACCGTAGTCTCTGGATGTTGAGAGCAATGTGAGCAAGAATCGTCCGATTGCAAACCATGCCGTCACCTCCGGGAAGATGTCCAAAATCTTCCGAGGATCCCTAGCCAAGCGAAGAACTTGACCTTCCTAGGAGCCCATGCTTTCCATACCAACTGAGCTCCAGCAAAGCGCACGCTCCCTTGGAACATCATATGATAAGTTGATCTTGTAGAATACTGTCCGAATGAAGTTCATTTCCAAATACTTCGATCATCGGCATTGGAAAGACTGCAGGAGTCTAAAAAGCCCCATAGCTCCAAATATTGGCTAATCGCCGGCATGGATAGAGGACCCATAATGTCCCTAATCCATCTTCTGTCGCATAAGGTGTCGCAAATAGTTCTGCGCTTAGCAATGGAATGACCGATGCAAGCATATAGATCCGGAGCCATTGAGCGGATGGAGCAGCCACCAACCCATGCGTCGCACCAGAAGAAAGTGGACTTTCCATTTCCAACCTCAAAGACAGTTGAAGCATCAAAGAGTGCAACTACATGGCACTCATGCTTTAGCGGAAGGGCTGCCCAAGGCTTTGTTGGATCGCTTCGTTGCCACCAAAGCCAGCGGAGGCACAAGGCCAAGCCAACCAACCATGAGTCCTATATTCCGAGCCCCCCAAACTCCAACGGTCTACAAACCTTAGTCCAGGTGACGGTGCAATGGCCGCTAGACGAGGCCTTGTCTCCGGCCCAAAGGAATACCTTGCGGATCTTATCAATCTCTTTGGTCACCTAGGGTGGAACGGAAATTGAAATGAGAGTGTGCAAGGGGGTGGTGGACAGCGCTGACCAAAGTTGCCTGCCCTAGCTTGGAAATCAACTTCGCTTGTCACACAGGAAGCTTGGCCGCCACGTTGTCAACAATGGGCTGCAAATGGCATTTGCATAATCGCCCAACTGTCAGCGACACGCCGAGGTACCAAATGGGGAAAGGAGATAGACTGCACGGTAGGAGCGCTTGGATGAGGTTGATCTCCGGTGCGGTACAATTGATCGTGGTGGCTGAGCATTTCCCGAGATTAGTTTTGAGACCGGTTGCCTCACTGAAGACACGGAGGATGTCCAGATGAGCAAGGATGTCCTCTGAGGTAGACGATAAGAACAACATTGCATCGTCGCATAGAGCGAGGAGCGGTGCCTAATGGAGCTGTGTCCCACCGAATTGATCACACCAACGTCACCAGCCTTTTGCAAGATACGAGCCAAGGTATCCATCACTAGCACAAACAGTAAGGGCGAGAGTGAGTCACCCTAGCGAATCCCTCTGGCGTGGCCAATCATAAGACCGAGAATGGAGTTTAGAAGGATACGAGACAAAGAGGATCTTAGAATACCTTCGATCCAACTGCACCAACGTGGGCCGAAACCCTATGCCCGAAGAACTTCCATGAGGAACGGCCAACTAACCGAATCAAATGCCTTGGAAATGTCCAATTTCAACAAAAATTTTGGTCTCTTGGTTTTCTTCAGCAGACAAGCCGTGGAGAGAACCATCTTGAAGCTATCATGTATGGACCGGCCTGCTATGAAGGCGCTCTAATTGTCGGAGATCATCGAGCTTAGGCATGGGGTCAACCGAAGGGCCATAGCCTTAGTGATCAGTTTTCTGATGCTATGGATAAGGCTAATCGACTGAAAATCAGATGGCGAGTAGGTCGAATCCTTCTTGGGAAGCAAAGTGATGAGGGAATTATTTAGAGTTTTAAGACCTCTAGTGTCGCCTAGACCAAAGGCGCAGATGACGAGGGATACATCCAACTTGATGATCGGCCATGCAATGTAGTAGAATTTCGCTGAAAAATTGTCCGGCACCCGATGTCTTATTAGAAGGAAGCTGGTTGATGGAGTGCATATTCTCGTCCTCGCAGAAGGGGGTACCCAGCGTCAGTAGGTCTTGCGTTGAAATCCCAATCGCGGACAGGTCTAGGGAGTGTCGCCTGGACGAGGCCACACCAAGGATGGAGTCGAAGTGGTAGAACAACACATCCTCCATGGCCAGATGGGAGGAGACTAGGCCATCTTCCGTGGTCAGCGAGTTGATCAACTTCTTCCGCACACGGAAACTAGCGTAAGAATGAAAAAGTCTTGTGTTAGCATCGCCATCACACAACCAAGCCGCTCTGGAGTGGCACCAAGCGATTGAACGCTCCAGCGAAGCGAGGCCGAGGGAGACGACCTTGAGGTGTTTGAGCAACATGGACTCATCCGATTAGAGAGGCCAGCCATCCTGGGCAGCATCGAGATGGGCGATGGCCTCACGAGCTATGAGTAATTGGTCCTTGATGTTGCCCACACTCTTACTACTGCATCACTATAAAgccgggctgttttcgcgtgaccctcggcaacgggttaaaacggctaagggagaatggaacggatgagcacggcaccaagaatcgccagttttcatgtgactgAACCGTGATCTCGCGAAGTCGCAAGGTTCGCGAActtgaacctgagcccgcggctccccaCGAGCGCGGGACCAAGAAAAGgttgttttttggcccatgttacgtgatttttccaaatacaatggggcctaggaaaaatctcaaatcagtgagcccagagacccaaaaaatcccccgaactcctgggaggggggatgtccctcaggtatagtagggaggggtggttcggctggcctggagagcggctgaacgttggtttttgggtggctgggcacgggctcagcaccatggcaccccggaccctgccggccggactccggccaccggccaacggcggtgctccggccgccggagcaccttggccgggaagcggttttttgcccagaatcgccgttttgGCAAAACTAAAATCGTCTCTGACTGCTAGCTCGCAGCGCAGTAGAAAGCAACAAAGGACAGTGGTCCGAGCAATCAAAAGATAAAGCTTGAAAGAAGCAATCTGGGAACAACGCGTCCCATTCTAGGGACGCCAACGCCCAATCAAGACGCACTAGAGTTGGAGAGGAGCGCTCGTTCGACCAAGTGTAACGGCAACCAAACAAATGTAGATCTTTCAATTCTTGATAAAAAAATGAACCTTCAAAAACACGTGATTGATCACCGACTGatattgttgttgtttttgtcGGAAGCCAAAGCAATCATGTTGAAATTCCCTAAGACGAGACAAGGACCGGGCAGCAACAAGCAGATGTCAGAGAGCTCGGCGAGGAAGGATTCCTTGAGCCCTTCTTCAGTAGGACCATACACGGCCGTCAAGAAGACAGGGGACTCCCTAGCCGACAAGATCCAAACGCTGTTAGAGAATTGTCGAACCTGGATTGCTACCAAGGAAAGAGGTTGGCAGAAAGCTACAAGAATGCCTTCTCAAGTGTCCGTTGCAGGAAAAAACGAGTAAGAGAAGGTGGCCCACATATCTCATTAAGTAGGAAAGCATAAATTACATCGAGCTTAGTTTCAAGCAAGTAGACTAGAGAAGCATTATGATCTGAGATCAACGTGCGCACAACATCACACTAGGATTTGGAGTTGAGCCTGCGGACATTCCAGCTCAGAATATTGAAGCTATCCATCGAAACTGCAACGACAAAGAGTGAGCCACCTAGACGACCGACAGATCGACGACGTCCAACACAACCGAGGCCAGCCCCCCATGACCGGGGAATAGATCCCGGATCGCTTGAACTTGTTGAGCGGAGAGTGATTTCTCAAACAACTGGATGAAAGTCTTGCGTATTTGCGGGGTGACAGATTCCTTCTCACCAAGGATGTCGAGCCGGCGCATCAGCAAGACCTCCCCCTACTTGGAGGGCCGAACCGCCGAGATACAATTTTTGGTGTTAAGTCTGTTGCTCCGTCTTGGACCCTGAGGAGCGCAAGATGTCGGCACAGACCTATGAGGAGGTGTCACCAAGGGGGCTAGGATTTCCAACGTGAGGCTCTGCAGGAAGGACATGACCGTGGAGGGGACCGAGTTGTTCACTGGAGAGGCGTGCATAGCAAAGTCATTGACAGATCCAGAAATGACTTCCAAAGGCCGTGCCGAGGGGGTCCTGTTACTCATCCGGCAACAAGAACGGCGGCAAAAACGTTCACTGAATCTCAAAGCCGAGCCACATGCAGCGCAGCCCATCTGGGACTGAAGGCCGCGGCCCACAGCAGATGGAGTGCGAGGCGAGGGGCACAAGGCCGGCGGGCTGTCTGAAAGAGGGAACGGGGAACCACGAGCACCCTGATCCGAAGAATGCCCCAACCATTTGAGATTGGACACACCGCATCGGCGCCTGGAATAGACCAGTTTTATTTGCTATGCTACCAAAAACCTGCATGCAGCGCGGACAGCCATCGTGAAACGGGGGAGAGATTCCTCTGACGTCGGGTCATAGACCCTAGATGGCGCCGCATGGGCTGAACCAGCAGCAAGGTCATGTGACCCGTCCCAAAAGCCAGAACAGACCGACTGCACATCACGCAGCGCCGAAGCCGGTCACTGACGCGGGCGACATCCGTGAGTCGGGGAAGGGACTCATTTGCCATAGGGTCATAGGCTTTGGATGGCGCGACATCACGGGCATAGGCCTGAACAACAGGAGGGTCAGGCGACCCATACCATGACGTGGGAGGAGGTGAACGCGAGCGTGCTATGCTCGTGACCGAAGGCACAGTATGCGATGGCTTCTTGGAAGATGCATCGGTGAAGGAGCTGAAAACGATGCGCGCCATGGCTGACGCTTGAGGAAGAACACCGACCGCCCAGGAGACGCCGCAAGAGAGCCCACCGGTCGAGGAAGCAAAGGCACCCACGGATGAAGGGAGGAGTGCACGGAAGGACATCCTTCTCCCCTGAGGGAGACCATAACGACCATGCCGCTCGCAAGGTTTCCATCAAATTCCCCATCGCCATCCTCGGATGGAATGGAGCCGTCACTGCTGGATGAAGAGGGGACACTAAATTCTGCCAACGAGATGATCCGAACCTCGACCCTGTATCTGAGGAACCGAGACTCCATGATGTACGGCAGGAGGCGGCTCATCGCCTCGAGCAGTTCGGATACATCCATGGAGACAACGCTGGGGGTGTTACATGGGCAATCACACCACGCGACGACCCGGAGCACAGTGAGGTCCACCCTCTCAGACAAAGCAACCTCGTCTTCAAGCTTCTCAACCCAGCAGTGATGGCCGAGGATCCGTTGAGCCGTGTTTACCGACCAGGTGTGCGGGGGAACGCTGCGCAAAGCCATGACAACCCGGAAGGCTAGAACACCAGCGGTCGTGAACGCTAGTTTAGTCCAGGGACAAAAGAACCACACTGCATCCCTGGCCCTTGTCCTGCCATTGGTAGCAAGTATGGAGTCTCGCACGCCTTGAGACCGGCAGACAAGCAGAAAATTATCGGGGTAGAACGGCTTCACGCAGAACTCAGATTCTGGGATGTCAAGGGCGCCAGAGATGGCTTCGACAAGATGCCGGGGCAGGAATCCATGCCTAGCACGATCGATATAAGCGAGGAGTGCCCACCAGAGAGTGCCTTCATTAACAGAGAAACCCTTGGACGACGGAATGATGCAACGTTCAGGCTCCGCAGCCGGAGCTGAAACAGCAACCTCAAGGGCGGAGGTCTGAAGACCAGGGGTCCCGAAGCCAAAATGCATGAGCTCCAACGATGGTGAATGGGCTAGAGGCGCCGAGGTGGATGCCAATGGGTTAGGACCGAGAGTCACGGATGCTAGTGGGTTatgttggatatgtgtcgaataattgtacggagttggttacgtataggaCTTAGAATTGTATTAGCGGTACATggtggaatcctagtaggactctAGTGAAATCCTAGTAGGACTCTTGTCTCTAGGCCTCCTTATAAATAGAACAAACATTGTTAGGAAATATTGCAACAGGCGAAAGAGAAGAACGCAGGCGCTCGAGTGCTACTTCGAGCTCGCCTTCGCCGGAGGCAAGCTTCCGGTGCTGTGCTCCAAGATCGCGTGGCAGGTGAGCCTCGACTACGTTGAAGTGTCCGTGGCGCTGGCCAgcctccagcagcagcaggcgaGCGACAGGTTCGTAGGGGGGCAGCGAGTCTACGGGAACCTCGGGAAGCGAccggtgttgctagttgggAAGGAGCGCCCCGGGGATGTAGGCTTTGGTTAAACCTTGTTAACAAACATTGTGCCTCTGGTGTCGTCTGTGATCGTGCGTATCATCTCGGTAGATCCATCTGTTGCTTTCGCTGATGGCTTATTTcataacaagtggtatcagagccatggtTGAATTGGATCTAGAGACGTTTCATGGAAGATCACGCAGAGGTGCGAGGACTATGCTTCTACAAGGCATCGTGGAACGCACGGGCAGTGCAGGCGGATACGGCGCAAGGTGGAGCAATATGGCGGCGGCCGGTATGTGCAGGCAAGGCGCTTGTGGCCGCGGCGGGTCGATGCGAGCATCGGTGGATTTGTCATCGGAATATTGCAACAGATGAAGGAGGAGAGGCAGGCGATCGGTTTGCCAGACCTCAGGCCATTTGTTGCGATGCTCCGTGATGAGCATGGGATGTCGATGGTGTTTTGGTCGTGATGCGCATGACGACTGATGAGAGTTTGACAGTGGTAGCCAGATAGTTTGCGGGCACATGGCAGACAGTCCAAGGGAGGCTGACGGACAGTTCACTTGGAGGGTGAACATACCATGGTGCAGGGCGGACAGGCTGGCGGCGACAGTCCAGTCATACCGTGATGGCAGAGACGATGAAACTGGCGACAACGACATAGGAGCGTGAGGGCTAGTGATGGTTGTTCTTTGTGGTGTGGCAACATGTGGTGCGAGCTCAGGATGCAGGATGGCATTGGAGAAGGCTTGCGTGTTTCCAAATCAGCCAGGGGTGCGAATCGATTCGAATTGTGGCCACAAGATTTCTGAAGTGTGGATCGATGGGCATGAAGAAGCTTCAAGGGCTGAATTGGAAGGAAGTATAGATTGTGGAGATCTTTACTTGCAACTGGAGTATTCTGGTTGGTCTGAGACTGCAGGAGGCTATGGTGTAAGACGTCGGAGAATCGTAACCTAAACAGTCAGGTAATAGAGCAATGCTAATGTGTCAATTTCTATGTGTGAATCGGAAAGCAACACTGAAGTTCTCAGTATCAAGAAGCAGTCAATTGGGACCGTGGATGTTGGACtcagttgattttttttccatgtgACGCCCATCAGGGAGCAGTTTTCTTCATGAAGTCTGGTGATTCTGGTTGTATCTACTTATGTGACGACGCGGGTTACTGTGTTGTTGGAGTAGGTgctatcaaaatcaagatctataatGAAGTTGTGTGCTTCGGGGAGTCAGGCATGTGTCAAGGCTAAAGAGGAATCTGATTTCGCACAAGGAGACTATGTTGATAGAAGAGAAAGGTGCTCAGTTACAGGTGGAGTCATGGAGTCTGAAGTTGCAGGGATAGCAAAGTTTATGGAAGGCGGTGAGTCTGAGTAAAACTCATCGGGCAGCTCTCGTTGAGCGGCAAAGGCGACAACTCAGGTCCGGTGTACATGGAGGTTCACGCATGACGGCTTCAGGATGGCAAATTATTcatcaaggtggagtttgttggatatgtgtcgaataattgtacggagttggttacgtataggacttagagttgtattagcggtatatggtggaatcctagtaggactctagtgga
The sequence above is drawn from the Phragmites australis chromosome 10, lpPhrAust1.1, whole genome shotgun sequence genome and encodes:
- the LOC133883521 gene encoding probable LRR receptor-like serine/threonine-protein kinase At3g47570; this translates as MAPLGTLSSSVLLATVLSFLSSFLLPAFPLDSTALHSDLQTLLCLKVHLSDTAGLLASWKNDSLQFCSWAGVSCSRRHRSRVVALDLGSFELNGQIPACIANLTFLERIHFPNNQLSGSIPRELGQLNRLQYLNLSSNDLSGVIPDTLSSCSRLQIVDLGRNSLQGEIPPNLSQCLNLQKLILQHNGLSGGIPEGLGMLHNLSILNLARNSLTGNIPPSLGCKSSLRSVVLTNNSLTGPIPSLLANSSSLQVLDLTHNHLGGEIPYALLNSRSLKTIRLGLNNFVGSIPVFSHTDSPLEYLILTANNLSGSIPSSLGNLSSLCQLLLAYNNFQGSIPMSIGKIPNLQVLDLTYNFLSGTVPTSLYNMSALTYLGIGINGLVGEIPHNVGYTLPSIQKLIFQGNQFQGQIPASLANATNLMLIDLEDNAFRGTVPSLGSLPNLVELDLGMNQLEAGDWSFLTSLANCTQLVDLSLSTNKIHGTLPSSIGGLSNSLEVLRLTENNISGTIPPEIGSLINLRILYMEKNLFTGSLPDTLGKLSRLYGLSLSQNKLSGQIPHSIGNLSQLSELYLQENNLSGQIPGVIGHCKTLFNLNLSCNSFSGSIPKDLTAVSTLSKGFDLSHNQLSGPIPLEIGDLINLGTLNISNNQLSGQIPSTLGQCVQLESLHMEGNLLDGTIPESFTELRGIIEIDLSRNNLSGAIPKLFESLSSLNLLNLSFNNLEGPVPIGGIFQNESEVFIQGNKKLCGSTPLLKLPLCHAETSRQKHTSKILKMVGLSALSLASLSCLVVVLLKKRKKFKQASHPCCKELKKLSYSDLVKATNGFSLGNLVGSGKYGSVYKGILEFEEQEVAIKVFKLDQLGAPKSFLTECEALRNTRHRNLVKVITACSTYDPAGNEFKALILDYMTNGSLESWLHPKLNQYCLNTPLSLGSRVLIAMDTASALDYLHNHCVPPIVHCDLKPSNVLLDNVMGARVGDFGLAKFLHSYSSSSINSSTSVVGPRGSIGYIAPEYGFGGEISREGDVYSYGIIILELLTGKRPTDEMFQDGLSLHKFVKKAFPQNIDEIVDPNIIPNFDDEDDGHNLDNENHPMAGMMSCVMQLVKLGLSCSVETPKDRPTMQDVYAEVTAIKEEFSALCG